The sequence GCTACTTCCGCCAGCTGGGCTTCAGCCCCCTGCGCGAGCTCGGTGCCGGCGTTGCCGATCTGGCCCCCCGGCTGATCTGGGGCGGGGGTGGTCTTTTGATGCGGGCCGATTGCACTGAGGTGTTGCGCCGCAGTGGACGGCGGCTGGGTCTGGACTGATCAACTTCCAAGCCGGCATCGGCTTGCAGCTGCTTCAAAACTGCAGCTGCAAGCCGATGCCGGCCGCCAGGATCGGCTCGGCGTTGCTGCCATCGGGGTTGAGGATCAGCTGCAGCACCGGCTGAAGACTGAGGTTGGCGTTCACCAGCCAGCTGTAGTTGAGTTCGAGCACGGTTTCACTGCTTTGGCCAGGCGAGAGGGTGGGGCTAAAGCGGCTGCTGCCGATCCCTAGGGCCAGCACGTCGAGGGGGCGGCCTGGCACTAGCCCCTGACTGAGCCAGCCCCCACCGAGAAATAGGGGTACGGGATTGGTGTCCCACTCGAAGCCAGCGTTTACGCCCAGCCAGAAGCGGTTGTCGAGCCCCAGTGGCAGCTGCGCCGCCATGGTGAGGGTGGCCATGGCGGCCCCATCCAGGTTGCCAGTGCTGCGGTTGTCGACGTAGCCGCTGGCGATCTGTAGGAGGGGCGGTGGCAGCTGGCGGTTGATTTGCTGGTCGCCGACGCGGATTGGCTTTTGCATCGCCGCCGCTCCCGGTAAGCGCTCATAGCTCCACTGGACTACCTGGAGGTGGCCGTTCAGGCGCTGCTGGTCGGGGTTGACGCCGAATAGGGAAGCCAGGCTGTATTCGGGATCCAGCAGAAAGGCGCCGTAGTGCCATTCGCCCCAGCGGCCGGCAGGCTCCGGTCGCCAACTCAGCTGCAGGCCAGGAGCGGTGTAGGGGTTGATTGGCAGCCCGTCAACACTGAGGTTGAGGGTGTCGTTGAGGGCTGAGTGCACGTAGGCATCAAGCACCGGTGCACTGACGAAACCGGGATTGAGCGAGAACACCCCGGCCTTGATGCCGATGCCTCCCTGGCCTGGCTGGCGCTCCACGCTGGCTTCGGTGAGCCAGAGGCCGGTGGGGTGGGCCGTGCTCTGCAGGGGGAAGGCGGCGCCGAGGCTCTTTGCGTAGTTGGCATCACCGCTGAACAGCATCAACTGCAGGTTGGTGCGCCAGTGGTCGGCTTCTTGCCACTGCTGCTGCTCCTTGGCCAGCCCGCTGCTGAATGTTGCCCCCAAGGTGAGTTGCTGCATCCAGCTGGCGCCTTGACGATCGCCACCGCTGGGGTTGGCCAGGGGCTGGGCCTGCAGGTTGAAGTCGAGGTCGAGCCAGCTGGCTGTTGGCGCCGGCTCTGCCAAAACTGAATACGGCAGCAGCCAATTGGTTGCTAGCAGCAGTAGGGGTGCCAGCAGGCGTTTGGAGGATCGTGCCGCGCCGCTCAAACGCTTACAGGCTCCAGATGGGGCTTGCCACTGGCTTGGAGTGGCGTTGGGGCAAGTATGCCGGTGCTGGCATTTCCATGCTCCGCAACAATGGCGACCTGGGTTGAGGTAGGGGGGTTGGATGGGTTTTGATCCCCGCCACTGGCGCCCCTCTGCCACCTCACCTCCGGTTACGGCCAATCTGGAGGAGCTACTGGCCGAAAACGAGAGCCTGCGCCGGGAGGTGCGGGCTCTGAGGCAGCAGTTAGACCAGCAAGTCTGGTCGCACCAGCAAGCCTGGTCGCAACAGCAAGCCTGGTCATCCAATCGGGCCCGCAGCCGTGTCACCTCCGCCGCTTCCCACGGGATCACGCCGGCTCGGCTGGAGCGCTGGGGAGCCGCCATGGCATCCCATCCCCGCTGGCAGGAGCTGCGCCTGGGGCCGCCCGCTGGTTTGCGGGGTTTGGTGGAGGAGTTGCGTAGCCAGTGGTGGGATCCGCGACTCGAGCTGGAACAGGAGCTAAACCGCCGCTGCCCCGGCCTGGGCTCTGAGCTGGTTGAGGCCTTGCGGGGACCCCACTGCCGCTGGCGCTGGGCTGTGCGGGCTGCCTTTGCGCTCTATGGTCCGCGCGCTCCAGAGTGGCTGGAGGAGGACCCAGTGCGGGTCGTGGAGGAGTTGCTGCGGCGCAGCCCAGGCAGCTCTGGCACAACCTCCAGCGCAGCTGATCCTCGCCAGCAAGCCCTAGCGCTGTTGGGCTTGGCGCCCGGTGCCAGCCCTGCCGAGATCCGGCGGGCCTACCGGCGACTGGCTAAAAACCACCACCCCGATCTTGGTGGAGAGGTGACGGCCTTCCATCGCCTTGATGCGGCCTATCGATTGCTGGTCGGTTGAGGGGCTGCGTGATAGCTGCTACGCACCAGCGGCCCGCTGCGCACCTGCTCAAACCCCAGCTCCCTGGCCCTGGCTCCCAGCTGATCAAATTCTTCTGGAGTCCAGTAGCGAGCCACCGGAATGTGGGCAAGGGATGGGCGCAGGTATTGGCCCAGGGTCAGGCGCTGGCAATCGACTGATCGCAGGTCGCCCATCGTCTGCAGCACCTCGGCTTCGGTTTCGCCCAGCCCCAGCATCAGCCCGCTTTTGGTGGGGATGGCGGGCGCCAGTTCGCGGGCAGCGGCCAACAGGGCCAGGGAGCGGCGGTAGGTGGCGCCCCGGCGCACCTCTCCTTGAAGATGTTCCACGGTTTCGAGGTTGTGGTTGAAGCAGGCGGGCTGCGCCGCCAGCACTGCGGCCAGCCGTTGGCGTTGGGCCGCTAACCCCTCCTGTTCGTCGCGCTGGCCGCCCCAGAAGTCGGGCGTTAGCACTTCGATGCCGATCGCCGGGCTGCGGCGGCGGATCGCGGCCATGGCGGTGGTGAATAGATGGGCGCCGTGGTCCGCTAGATCGTCCCGGGCCACGGCCGTGAGCACCACATAGGAGAGCTTGAGCGCGGTAACTGCCTCGGCTACCCGCTCGGACTCACCTGCGTCTAGGGGTTGGGGTGCCTGGCCCTTCTCCACCTGGCAGAAGGCGCAGCTGCGGGTGCAGATCGGGCCTCCCAGCAAAAAGGTGGCGGTGCCAGCGGCGTAGCACTCGGCTCGGTTGGGGCAGCGGC is a genomic window of Cyanobium sp. Tous-M-B4 containing:
- a CDS encoding carbohydrate porin, whose protein sequence is MSGAARSSKRLLAPLLLLATNWLLPYSVLAEPAPTASWLDLDFNLQAQPLANPSGGDRQGASWMQQLTLGATFSSGLAKEQQQWQEADHWRTNLQLMLFSGDANYAKSLGAAFPLQSTAHPTGLWLTEASVERQPGQGGIGIKAGVFSLNPGFVSAPVLDAYVHSALNDTLNLSVDGLPINPYTAPGLQLSWRPEPAGRWGEWHYGAFLLDPEYSLASLFGVNPDQQRLNGHLQVVQWSYERLPGAAAMQKPIRVGDQQINRQLPPPLLQIASGYVDNRSTGNLDGAAMATLTMAAQLPLGLDNRFWLGVNAGFEWDTNPVPLFLGGGWLSQGLVPGRPLDVLALGIGSSRFSPTLSPGQSSETVLELNYSWLVNANLSLQPVLQLILNPDGSNAEPILAAGIGLQLQF
- the lipA gene encoding lipoyl synthase → MTSTTRYSSIAPAKRLPEWLRRPVGNASALENVQGLVKQQRLHTICEEGRCPNRAECYAAGTATFLLGGPICTRSCAFCQVEKGQAPQPLDAGESERVAEAVTALKLSYVVLTAVARDDLADHGAHLFTTAMAAIRRRSPAIGIEVLTPDFWGGQRDEQEGLAAQRQRLAAVLAAQPACFNHNLETVEHLQGEVRRGATYRRSLALLAAARELAPAIPTKSGLMLGLGETEAEVLQTMGDLRSVDCQRLTLGQYLRPSLAHIPVARYWTPEEFDQLGARARELGFEQVRSGPLVRSSYHAAPQPTSNR
- a CDS encoding J domain-containing protein, translated to MGFDPRHWRPSATSPPVTANLEELLAENESLRREVRALRQQLDQQVWSHQQAWSQQQAWSSNRARSRVTSAASHGITPARLERWGAAMASHPRWQELRLGPPAGLRGLVEELRSQWWDPRLELEQELNRRCPGLGSELVEALRGPHCRWRWAVRAAFALYGPRAPEWLEEDPVRVVEELLRRSPGSSGTTSSAADPRQQALALLGLAPGASPAEIRRAYRRLAKNHHPDLGGEVTAFHRLDAAYRLLVG